In a single window of the Pseudogemmatithrix spongiicola genome:
- a CDS encoding ABC transporter ATP-binding protein — protein MNSPLAAPVVVDGVRKRFGATTALDGVSFAVRDAELFGLVGPDGGGKTTLFRILTTLMVPDAGHATVLGLDVVRDLWAIRARVGYMPGRFSLYGDLTVEENLKFFASVFGTDLESGYALIAPIYRQIERFKDRRAAALSGGMKQKLALSCALVHRPRLLFLDEPTTGVDAVSRREFWDLLAELKASGLTIVVSTPYMDEAARCDRVALIQQGRVLAIDAPSRIGGRFPRSMFAVRARQRAGLLEALRRFPSVASAYPFGEDVHFSDRRPEIAPATVIVELHAYLAAQGLDEVRIREKAPGIEDAFIELMGHAPEIAA, from the coding sequence GTGAACTCGCCCCTGGCCGCGCCTGTGGTCGTCGACGGCGTCCGCAAGCGCTTCGGCGCCACGACCGCGCTCGACGGCGTCTCGTTCGCGGTGCGCGACGCCGAGCTGTTTGGACTCGTCGGGCCCGACGGCGGCGGCAAGACGACGCTGTTCCGCATCCTCACCACGCTCATGGTGCCCGACGCCGGGCATGCGACCGTGCTGGGGCTCGACGTCGTGCGGGACCTCTGGGCGATCCGCGCGCGCGTCGGGTACATGCCGGGACGCTTCTCGCTCTACGGCGACCTCACCGTCGAGGAGAACCTGAAGTTCTTCGCCTCGGTGTTCGGCACCGACCTTGAAAGCGGCTATGCCCTCATCGCGCCGATCTACCGGCAAATCGAGCGTTTCAAGGACCGTCGCGCCGCGGCGCTCTCCGGGGGCATGAAGCAGAAGCTCGCACTGTCCTGCGCCTTGGTGCATCGCCCGCGCCTGCTCTTCCTCGACGAGCCGACCACTGGCGTGGACGCGGTCTCCCGCCGCGAGTTCTGGGACTTGCTGGCGGAGCTCAAAGCCAGTGGCCTCACGATCGTCGTCTCGACGCCCTACATGGACGAGGCGGCGCGCTGCGACCGCGTCGCGCTGATCCAGCAGGGCCGAGTGCTCGCCATTGACGCACCGAGCCGGATTGGCGGCCGGTTTCCCCGCTCGATGTTCGCCGTGCGGGCCAGGCAGCGCGCGGGGCTGCTCGAGGCACTGCGGCGCTTCCCCTCCGTGGCGTCGGCCTACCCGTTCGGCGAGGACGTGCACTTCAGCGATCGACGCCCCGAGATCGCCCCGGCCACCGTGATTGTCGAGCTGCACGCGTACCTCGCTGCGCAGGGCCTCGACGAGGTGCGGATCCGCGAGAAGGCCCCCGGCATCGAGGACGCGTTCATCGAGCTGATGGGCCACGCGCCGGAGATTGCCGCGTGA
- a CDS encoding HlyD family secretion protein, whose amino-acid sequence MRSALQMPIPAIALVLAACGGDVAPDAYGNFEADEVVVAAQVAGPVLRFDALEGQTIAAGALVAVVDTIPLAIERRQLLAQREVLRARRNELRAQAQSVESQLEIALRSRERTQRLRAGDAATTQQLDAAEREVRVLESQRDALVAADGSVVAELTALDARVSGLDDRIARAQVRAPIAGTVLATYARVGESVQPGQALFTIADLATLTLRAYVTGDQLGSFRLGQAVTVHSTIGDSLVAFAGEVAWVSSRAEFTPTPIQTRNERADLVYAVKVRVRDPDGRLKIGMPGDLSLAAAP is encoded by the coding sequence ATGCGGTCCGCACTGCAGATGCCTATTCCCGCCATCGCGCTTGTGCTGGCCGCCTGTGGCGGCGACGTGGCTCCCGATGCCTATGGCAACTTCGAAGCCGATGAGGTGGTCGTGGCGGCGCAGGTGGCAGGCCCCGTGCTGCGCTTCGATGCGCTGGAGGGCCAGACGATCGCCGCCGGCGCGCTCGTCGCCGTGGTCGACACCATTCCCCTCGCGATCGAGCGCCGCCAACTGCTGGCGCAGCGCGAGGTGCTCCGCGCCCGGCGCAACGAGCTGAGGGCGCAGGCACAATCCGTGGAGAGTCAGCTCGAGATCGCCCTGCGCAGCCGCGAGCGGACGCAGCGCCTGCGCGCCGGTGATGCGGCGACGACGCAGCAGCTGGATGCGGCGGAGCGCGAGGTGCGTGTGCTGGAATCCCAGCGCGACGCGCTGGTCGCTGCGGACGGCTCGGTGGTCGCGGAACTCACCGCACTCGACGCGCGCGTCAGCGGATTGGACGATCGCATTGCCCGCGCGCAGGTGCGCGCGCCGATCGCCGGTACCGTGCTCGCCACCTACGCCCGCGTCGGTGAGAGCGTGCAGCCCGGGCAAGCACTGTTCACCATCGCCGACCTCGCCACCCTTACGCTGCGGGCATACGTCACCGGCGACCAACTCGGCAGCTTCCGCCTCGGACAAGCCGTGACGGTACACTCCACCATCGGCGATTCGCTGGTCGCATTCGCCGGCGAGGTGGCGTGGGTGTCGTCGCGCGCGGAGTTCACGCCGACGCCGATCCAGACCCGTAACGAACGTGCGGACCTGGTTTACGCCGTGAAGGTTCGCGTGCGCGACCCGGACGGGCGGCTCAAGATCGGCATGCCGGGTGACCTGTCACTCGCCGCTGCCCCGTGA
- a CDS encoding TolC family protein has product MPNPLRHLCLAVLMAAVTLPLAAQGGGGDALALRDLLHAAERTDRRAVQRALIAEQSALRSTTLDRERLPSLAGFAAGQYVSDVPSIGGTPMVPFQQYDAYLTVRQRLFDPSRAPRQAVERATLEEADARVRGALWTQRQQVSDAFFTLLALDAERATLAAAMTELDTQRRLAETRVAAGSALAGELALLEAELLRRAQALDEIDANRRATRAVLASLTGRAIDETTQLALPSLEAETSRAVAAMDSLRNRPEYAQFAGTRALLDARARQLQRTDLPRVSAFARSGYGRPGINPLARDFQTYWIAGVQLEWTPTLWGGASRDAEVQRLQQEVVRSEEAQFTAQLERAVQRDLAAMDRLARSLASDDTIIALHERAAGEARRRFAEGSITAGELVDRETDLLAARTARDLHRVRLAEAQARFLTTVGQEIP; this is encoded by the coding sequence ATGCCGAATCCCCTCCGTCACCTCTGTCTCGCGGTGCTGATGGCCGCCGTCACCCTGCCCCTCGCGGCACAGGGCGGCGGTGGCGATGCGCTCGCCTTGCGCGACCTCCTGCACGCCGCCGAGCGCACGGATCGCCGTGCCGTACAGCGCGCACTCATCGCCGAGCAGTCGGCGCTGCGCAGCACGACGCTCGACCGCGAACGCTTGCCGAGCCTCGCAGGGTTCGCCGCCGGCCAGTACGTGTCCGACGTGCCGAGCATCGGCGGCACGCCGATGGTGCCCTTCCAGCAGTACGACGCATACCTCACCGTGCGGCAGCGTCTCTTCGACCCAAGCCGCGCACCGCGCCAGGCCGTGGAGCGCGCGACGCTCGAAGAAGCCGACGCCCGAGTGCGGGGTGCGCTCTGGACGCAGCGCCAGCAGGTCAGCGATGCATTCTTCACGCTGCTCGCCCTCGATGCCGAGCGCGCGACGCTCGCCGCCGCCATGACGGAACTGGACACGCAGCGACGCCTTGCCGAGACCCGCGTGGCGGCAGGGAGCGCCCTCGCCGGTGAACTGGCTCTGCTTGAGGCCGAACTGCTGCGGCGGGCGCAGGCGCTGGACGAGATCGATGCGAACCGCCGCGCCACGCGCGCGGTGCTCGCATCGCTCACCGGACGCGCGATCGACGAGACCACTCAGCTCGCGCTGCCGTCGTTGGAGGCGGAGACCTCGCGTGCGGTCGCGGCGATGGACTCGCTGCGCAACCGTCCCGAGTACGCGCAGTTCGCCGGCACGCGGGCCCTGCTTGACGCCCGCGCTCGCCAACTGCAGCGCACGGACTTGCCGCGCGTCTCGGCGTTCGCTCGATCCGGCTACGGTCGCCCCGGCATCAATCCGCTGGCGCGCGACTTCCAGACGTACTGGATTGCCGGGGTGCAGCTGGAGTGGACGCCGACGCTGTGGGGCGGCGCCTCGCGCGACGCCGAGGTGCAGCGACTCCAGCAGGAGGTCGTGCGCAGTGAGGAAGCGCAGTTCACCGCGCAGCTCGAGCGCGCCGTGCAGCGTGACCTCGCGGCCATGGATCGCCTCGCGCGCAGTCTGGCCAGCGACGACACCATCATCGCGCTGCACGAGCGCGCGGCGGGTGAAGCGCGGCGCCGATTCGCCGAAGGGAGCATCACCGCGGGCGAGCTGGTCGACCGCGAAACCGACCTCCTCGCCGCGCGCACCGCGCGCGACCTGCACCGCGTACGGCTCGCCGAGGCACAGGCGCGGTTCCTCACCACTGTCGGCCAGGAGATCCCGTGA
- a CDS encoding TetR/AcrR family transcriptional regulator, translating to MTKRKSAPASPGKRPAATKAAAPTRRQPDTEARILAAARIVFTRAGTAGARMQDIAREAGVNQALLHYYFRSKQALADRVFREAAATLFSALPRDIRPDASLEDLLRAFVRAYIDTVRRTPFVPAYIAAEVHQHPARVVQMIREITGADSTGATPAVLRVVQAMIDVRVAAGEMRPIKAEQLVINMMALLAFPFVARALLAGVYGMDDAAFERFLDERRDDLPRFILNAVRP from the coding sequence ATGACCAAGCGAAAGTCCGCTCCCGCATCCCCAGGTAAGCGCCCCGCCGCGACCAAAGCCGCCGCCCCCACGCGCCGTCAACCGGACACGGAAGCGCGGATCCTTGCCGCGGCGCGCATCGTCTTCACCCGTGCCGGGACCGCCGGTGCGCGCATGCAGGACATCGCGCGCGAAGCCGGCGTCAACCAGGCGCTGCTGCATTACTACTTCCGCAGCAAACAGGCGCTCGCTGACCGCGTGTTTCGCGAGGCCGCCGCGACGCTGTTCTCAGCCCTCCCAAGGGACATTCGCCCCGACGCTTCGCTCGAGGACCTCCTGCGTGCGTTCGTGCGTGCCTACATCGACACCGTGCGCCGGACGCCCTTCGTGCCGGCATACATCGCCGCCGAGGTGCACCAGCATCCCGCGCGCGTCGTCCAGATGATCCGCGAGATCACCGGTGCCGACTCGACCGGCGCGACCCCGGCGGTCCTCCGCGTCGTCCAAGCGATGATCGACGTGCGCGTGGCTGCCGGCGAGATGCGTCCCATCAAGGCCGAGCAGCTCGTGATCAACATGATGGCGCTGCTCGCCTTCCCCTTCGTCGCGCGGGCGCTGCTCGCCGGCGTGTACGGCATGGACGATGCGGCGTTCGAGCGCTTCCTCGACGAGCGCCGCGACGATCTCCCCCGCTTCATCCTCAACGCGGTACGGCCCTGA
- a CDS encoding S9 family peptidase — protein MRLLRPFALAALAVPALLSAQQHSMHHQVQLTAEDYQRAERWLGQNVAPLVSGAASGFTWLPEGRFWYRVQGANGAELRIVDPARNQSRTCVQGQDPCQATPPARPAQAAPPRSSVSPDGSKAAFIRGYNLWVKDLSTGAETQLTTDGVEDFGYATNNAGWTHSDDPVVSWSPDSKRIATFQHDGRGVSMMYLTTTNVGAPRLQAWRYPLPGDSVIFRIHRVVIALDGGNGRPAVTRLQMPADQHRSRVSDHIECGGELCDLEWFPDGSQLAFVSSSRDHKQMWMRVANAATGEVRTLYEETSPTHIGDASTDDALWRVLPGSNELIQWSQRDGWMHLYLFDLRTGQLKNRITTGDGNVTRIVHVDERARRIYFTAQGREPGRDPYFNSLYRVNFDGRQLVHLTPEVGNHSVQLSPDARWIIDTYSQANVPPVTVLRDGNTGRVVRELARVDISRLTAAGWKAPQPFTVKARDGQTDLYGLMFTPTNIDSTKKYPIINYIYPGPQGGSVGSRSFSPARGDHQALADLGFVVVLLDGMGSSPQRSKAFHDAYYGRMNDNTIPDQVAGMQELARRHRFIDIEKVGIWGHSGGGFATAAAMFRAPEFFKVGIAESGNHDNRNYEDDWGERYQGLLVRNGTSDNYAAEANQTHAANLRGKLFLIHGMMDDNVPPSNTLLVADALMKANKDFDMIMLPNARHGFGVDGMYIMRRRWDYFVTHLQGNLPPKEYRLGQRR, from the coding sequence ATGCGACTGCTTCGCCCCTTTGCGCTCGCCGCGCTGGCTGTCCCGGCGCTCCTCTCCGCCCAGCAGCACAGCATGCACCACCAGGTGCAGCTGACTGCCGAGGACTACCAGCGCGCCGAGCGCTGGCTCGGGCAGAACGTCGCACCGCTGGTCAGCGGGGCGGCCAGCGGATTCACGTGGTTGCCGGAAGGGCGCTTCTGGTACCGCGTGCAGGGCGCGAACGGCGCGGAGCTGCGGATCGTCGATCCCGCACGCAACCAAAGCCGCACCTGCGTGCAGGGGCAGGATCCCTGCCAGGCGACTCCGCCGGCGCGTCCTGCGCAGGCCGCGCCGCCGCGCTCCAGCGTGAGCCCCGACGGCAGCAAGGCCGCGTTCATCCGCGGATACAACCTGTGGGTGAAGGACCTCAGCACCGGAGCCGAGACGCAGCTGACGACGGATGGCGTCGAGGACTTCGGCTACGCGACGAACAACGCCGGCTGGACGCACTCGGACGATCCGGTGGTCTCGTGGAGTCCCGACAGCAAGCGCATCGCGACCTTCCAGCACGATGGTCGCGGCGTGTCGATGATGTACCTCACGACGACCAATGTCGGCGCACCGCGCTTGCAGGCCTGGCGCTATCCGCTGCCCGGCGACTCGGTCATCTTCCGCATCCACCGCGTCGTCATCGCGCTCGACGGCGGCAACGGCCGTCCGGCGGTGACGCGCCTCCAGATGCCCGCCGACCAGCATCGCTCCCGCGTGTCCGACCATATCGAGTGCGGCGGCGAGCTCTGCGACCTGGAGTGGTTCCCGGATGGCTCGCAGCTGGCCTTCGTCTCGTCCTCGCGCGACCACAAGCAGATGTGGATGCGCGTCGCGAACGCCGCCACCGGCGAGGTCCGCACGCTGTACGAGGAGACCAGCCCGACGCACATCGGCGACGCCTCGACGGACGATGCCCTCTGGCGCGTGTTGCCGGGCAGCAACGAGCTCATCCAGTGGTCGCAGCGCGATGGCTGGATGCACCTGTACCTGTTCGACCTGCGCACGGGCCAGCTGAAGAACCGCATCACCACCGGTGACGGCAACGTCACGCGGATTGTGCATGTCGACGAGCGCGCGCGCCGCATCTACTTCACGGCCCAGGGCCGGGAGCCGGGGCGCGATCCGTATTTCAATTCGCTCTACCGCGTGAACTTCGACGGCCGCCAGCTCGTGCACCTCACGCCCGAGGTGGGCAACCACAGCGTGCAGCTCTCGCCGGACGCACGCTGGATCATCGATACCTACTCGCAGGCCAATGTCCCGCCGGTGACCGTCCTCCGCGACGGCAATACGGGCCGCGTCGTGCGTGAGCTCGCGCGTGTCGACATCTCGCGCCTCACGGCCGCCGGTTGGAAGGCGCCGCAGCCCTTCACGGTGAAGGCCCGCGACGGCCAGACCGATCTCTACGGCTTGATGTTCACGCCGACGAACATCGACAGCACCAAGAAGTACCCGATCATCAACTACATCTACCCGGGCCCGCAGGGTGGCTCGGTGGGTTCGCGCTCCTTCTCGCCGGCGCGCGGCGATCACCAAGCGCTGGCCGACCTCGGCTTCGTCGTCGTGCTGCTCGACGGCATGGGCTCGTCGCCGCAGCGGTCCAAGGCCTTCCATGACGCCTATTACGGGCGCATGAACGACAACACGATTCCCGACCAGGTCGCGGGCATGCAGGAGCTCGCGCGCCGGCACCGCTTCATCGACATCGAGAAGGTCGGCATCTGGGGCCACTCGGGCGGCGGCTTCGCCACGGCCGCGGCGATGTTCCGGGCGCCGGAGTTCTTCAAGGTCGGCATCGCCGAGTCGGGCAACCACGACAACCGGAACTACGAAGACGATTGGGGTGAGCGCTACCAGGGCCTGCTCGTGCGCAATGGGACCAGCGACAACTACGCCGCCGAGGCCAACCAGACGCACGCGGCCAACCTGCGCGGCAAGCTGTTCCTGATCCACGGCATGATGGACGACAACGTGCCGCCGTCGAACACGCTGCTCGTCGCCGACGCCCTCATGAAGGCCAACAAGGACTTCGACATGATCATGCTGCCCAACGCGCGCCACGGCTTCGGCGTGGACGGCATGTACATCATGCGCCGGCGCTGGGACTATTTCGTGACGCACCTGCAGGGCAATCTCCCGCCGAAGGAGTACCGACTGGGGCAGCGCCGTTGA
- the mtgA gene encoding monofunctional biosynthetic peptidoglycan transglycosylase gives MTEDLTPAPTPALPPTTARVSRWSRARAAWPRLRRWVLRGLLVALVAPILVSLSFNVIQPPTTAVMLRRTVQRAIDGKRPWYPKRDIVGRAAIAPSLRRAVLAAEDDRFYLHWGLDLVEINKALERAERGGRLRGASTITQQVAKNIFLWEGRSFVRKGLEAYLTLVLELTLPKERILDLYLNLAEWGDGTFGAEMAARRHFGVSAARLTREQSARLAAILPSPRRWSPTGSVASRRAVIILDRMRYAAPRD, from the coding sequence GTGACGGAAGACCTCACCCCAGCGCCGACACCCGCCCTACCACCGACCACGGCTCGTGTCTCGCGGTGGTCGCGCGCCCGTGCGGCTTGGCCGCGGCTGCGCCGCTGGGTGCTGCGGGGTCTTCTCGTCGCGCTCGTGGCGCCGATTCTCGTCTCGCTGAGCTTCAACGTCATCCAGCCGCCGACCACGGCCGTGATGCTGCGCCGTACGGTCCAACGTGCGATCGACGGCAAGCGCCCGTGGTATCCGAAGCGCGACATCGTAGGCCGGGCCGCCATCGCCCCTTCGCTGCGCCGCGCGGTCCTCGCCGCGGAGGACGATCGCTTCTACCTGCACTGGGGGCTGGATCTCGTCGAGATCAACAAGGCCTTGGAGCGCGCCGAGCGCGGCGGTCGGCTGCGCGGCGCGTCGACGATCACGCAGCAGGTGGCGAAGAACATCTTCCTGTGGGAAGGGCGCTCGTTCGTGCGCAAGGGACTCGAGGCGTATCTCACGCTGGTGCTCGAGCTCACGCTGCCGAAGGAGCGCATCCTCGATCTCTATCTGAATCTCGCGGAGTGGGGTGACGGCACCTTCGGCGCGGAGATGGCGGCGCGGCGGCACTTCGGCGTGAGCGCGGCGCGGCTGACGCGCGAGCAGTCGGCGCGGCTTGCCGCGATCCTGCCGAGCCCACGGCGCTGGTCGCCGACCGGCAGCGTCGCGTCGCGGCGGGCGGTGATCATCCTGGACCGGATGCGATACGCGGCGCCGCGGGACTGA